Proteins encoded together in one Maricaulis maris window:
- the recA gene encoding recombinase RecA, which yields MSKGAIRLVKNEKNSDKEKAIEAALSQIDKAFGKGSVMKLGQKPAMEIETISTGSLGLDIALGIGGLPKGRIIEIYGPESSGKTTLALHTVAEAQKTGGVAAFVDAEHALDPIYAGKLGVDVGELLVSQPDTGEQALEIADTLVRSGAVDILVIDSVAALTPRAELEGEMGDSLPGLQARLMSQALRKLTGSISKSKCLVIFINQIRMKIGVMFGSPETTTGGNALKFYSSVRLDIRRIGSIKNRDEVIGNQTRVKVVKNKVAPPFREVEFDILYGEGISKMGELIDLGVKGEVIEKSGSWYSYNSERIGQGRENARQFMLDNPDIAGEIEAKVRANAGLIADKILTGPDAVEDDAAAG from the coding sequence ATGAGCAAGGGCGCGATTCGACTCGTGAAGAATGAAAAGAACAGCGACAAGGAAAAGGCGATCGAGGCGGCACTGAGCCAGATCGACAAGGCCTTCGGCAAGGGTTCGGTCATGAAGCTGGGCCAGAAGCCGGCCATGGAGATCGAAACGATTTCCACGGGCTCGCTCGGCCTCGACATCGCGCTGGGCATTGGCGGGCTTCCCAAGGGCCGGATCATCGAGATCTACGGTCCGGAGAGCTCGGGCAAGACCACACTGGCCCTGCACACGGTCGCCGAAGCCCAGAAGACCGGCGGCGTGGCCGCTTTCGTCGACGCCGAGCACGCGCTCGACCCGATCTATGCCGGCAAGCTGGGCGTGGATGTCGGCGAGCTTCTGGTGTCGCAGCCGGATACCGGTGAGCAGGCTCTTGAGATCGCTGACACGCTGGTCCGTTCCGGGGCCGTGGACATCCTGGTCATCGACTCGGTCGCGGCCCTGACGCCGCGCGCCGAGCTGGAAGGCGAGATGGGCGACAGCCTGCCGGGCCTGCAGGCTCGCCTGATGAGCCAGGCGCTGCGCAAGCTGACCGGTTCGATCTCCAAGTCGAAATGCCTGGTCATCTTCATCAACCAGATCCGCATGAAAATCGGCGTGATGTTCGGCTCTCCCGAGACCACGACCGGCGGCAATGCGCTGAAATTCTACTCCTCGGTCCGTCTCGATATCCGCCGGATCGGTTCTATCAAGAATCGCGATGAGGTGATCGGCAACCAGACCCGCGTCAAGGTGGTGAAGAACAAGGTGGCTCCGCCCTTCCGCGAGGTCGAGTTCGACATCCTCTATGGCGAGGGGATTTCCAAGATGGGCGAGCTGATTGATCTCGGGGTCAAGGGCGAGGTGATCGAGAAGTCCGGGTCCTGGTACTCCTATAACTCGGAGCGGATCGGGCAAGGCCGCGAGAATGCGCGCCAGTTCATGCTGGATAATCCCGATATCGCTGGCGAAATCGAAGCCAAGGTGCGCGCCAATGCGGGCCTGATTGCCGACAAGATCCTGACC
- the mltF gene encoding membrane-bound lytic murein transglycosylase MltF → MTDLLRRIGRRLKPALALSLGLTVLASCGGPPEGPSQPDTLALIRERGELVVLTLEGPTSYQAGEDGPTGYEVDLARAFADSLGVTARFEPVRSIPDLLDALAAGDGHIAAAGLTQTSERSADLDFAPVYKSVTEQLICRRDGVRPTRRAGLAGIDIVVLEGSSYEETLRGLQADIPGLTWRARPGGSAMPLLDMVDEGRADCTVSDSHLADFARRRHPELVVAQDLTDEQSLAWPYDARVDGLGTALTAWFAEAHTSGLLETLDETWFGQFGDYDYVDIARFVRRVDDRLPQYRPVFERVAEDLPFEWELLAAQAYQESHWDPDAVSATGVRGLMMLTLSTAERVGIEDRTDPHQSIHGGAAYLDELYERVPASVTGDDRLWFALAAYNVGMGHMYNARRLAERLGRNKDSWDDLAETLPLLSDPQYYTTLRYGYARGHEPVRYVAKVREYRALLNAQNL, encoded by the coding sequence ATGACAGATTTGCTTCGCCGAATCGGCCGCCGACTCAAACCGGCCCTTGCCCTCTCCCTCGGTCTGACTGTTCTCGCCAGCTGCGGTGGACCACCCGAAGGCCCAAGCCAACCCGATACACTGGCGCTGATCCGCGAGCGCGGCGAGCTGGTCGTGCTGACCCTGGAGGGTCCGACCAGCTACCAGGCCGGCGAAGACGGGCCGACCGGCTATGAAGTCGATCTGGCCCGGGCCTTTGCCGACAGCCTCGGCGTCACGGCCCGCTTCGAGCCGGTCCGCTCCATTCCCGACCTGCTGGACGCCCTCGCCGCCGGCGACGGCCACATCGCCGCAGCCGGGCTGACCCAGACCAGCGAGCGCTCGGCCGATCTCGACTTCGCCCCCGTCTACAAATCCGTGACGGAACAACTCATCTGCCGCCGCGACGGCGTCCGACCGACACGGCGCGCCGGCCTGGCCGGAATCGACATCGTTGTACTTGAAGGGTCCAGTTACGAGGAGACCCTGCGCGGCCTGCAGGCCGACATCCCGGGACTGACCTGGCGCGCACGCCCGGGCGGCTCGGCGATGCCCCTGCTCGACATGGTCGATGAGGGCCGTGCCGATTGCACGGTGTCCGACTCCCATCTCGCCGACTTTGCCCGGCGCCGGCATCCCGAGCTGGTGGTCGCCCAGGACCTGACCGACGAGCAATCGCTCGCCTGGCCCTATGATGCACGTGTCGACGGTCTGGGCACAGCCCTGACGGCCTGGTTTGCAGAGGCCCACACCAGCGGCTTGCTGGAAACACTGGATGAGACCTGGTTCGGGCAGTTCGGGGATTATGACTATGTCGACATCGCCCGCTTCGTCCGCCGTGTCGACGACCGCCTGCCGCAATACCGCCCCGTGTTCGAGCGCGTGGCCGAGGACCTGCCCTTCGAGTGGGAATTGCTGGCGGCGCAGGCCTACCAGGAATCCCACTGGGATCCCGATGCCGTCAGCGCCACAGGCGTGCGCGGCCTGATGATGCTGACCCTGTCCACCGCCGAGCGGGTTGGCATCGAGGATCGAACCGACCCGCACCAGAGCATTCATGGCGGCGCCGCCTATCTGGACGAGCTCTACGAACGGGTCCCGGCCAGCGTCACCGGCGACGACCGGCTCTGGTTCGCCCTCGCTGCCTATAATGTCGGCATGGGCCACATGTATAACGCCCGCCGTCTGGCCGAACGTCTCGGCCGCAACAAGGACAGCTGGGACGATCTCGCGGAAACCCTGCCCCTGCTGTCGGACCCGCAATATTATACCACGCTGCGCTACGGCTATGCCCGCGGTCACGAACCGGTTCGCTATGTCGCCAAGGTTCGCGAATACCGGGCCCTGCTCAACGCGCAGAACCTGTAA
- a CDS encoding class I adenylate-forming enzyme family protein, with protein MTITKTDRMMRPWQAIYDQLGIQPLAFDDRPMAVHIARHAAERGDRPALQYFDRLIDFSTYDRLASQLANTLTALGVSRGDVVGLHMPNIPQYPIALAAISRLGAIGTGLSPLLSPPELADQIADSGARTVIALGDLLPAYAALGPALGDSLDTIVATGAAELLGLPPAELAALDSIPVQRWQDVMDGQAETCAQAEVGPDDVFMIQYTGGTTGKPKGAELTVRNLMHNVAQYTAADPIEIGREVTTSAFPFFHVAGLSQCLFGAEAGGCLAVVTDPRNTAQICALMTAMPPTRIAAVPALYDMLLADPAFAACDFSGLKTAVTGAAPITTATSDALDATIGAGKLVDVFGMTETSPCYLFHPRQARRPGAVGIPVPGADVRIVDVETGTQTLPAGEPGEIICAGPQVMKGYLGLPEETAHALRRIDGERWMFSGDVGYMDEDGYVFLCDRAKDMLVVGGYKVFSVEVEDKLAALDSIAASAVVGAPDTARPGNDVVHLFVQPAEPDADPEVMKRDILAFCRANMAPYKVPRDIHLIAAIPLTPVGKIDKKLLRARLTGQS; from the coding sequence ATGACCATCACAAAGACCGACAGGATGATGCGGCCCTGGCAGGCCATCTATGACCAGCTCGGCATCCAGCCGCTGGCCTTCGATGATCGGCCGATGGCGGTTCATATCGCGCGACACGCGGCCGAGCGCGGCGACCGGCCGGCGCTGCAGTATTTCGATCGCCTGATCGATTTCTCGACCTATGACCGGCTCGCCAGTCAGCTTGCCAACACGTTGACTGCGCTTGGGGTTTCGCGTGGCGACGTGGTCGGCCTTCATATGCCGAATATCCCGCAATATCCGATCGCGCTGGCGGCCATCAGCCGCCTGGGTGCGATCGGAACCGGCCTCTCGCCGCTGCTGTCGCCGCCCGAGCTGGCCGACCAGATCGCCGATAGCGGCGCCCGCACCGTGATTGCCCTCGGCGATCTTCTGCCCGCCTATGCCGCCCTTGGGCCGGCGCTTGGGGACAGCCTCGACACGATTGTCGCAACCGGCGCCGCCGAGCTGCTCGGTCTGCCGCCGGCCGAGCTCGCGGCCTTGGACAGTATTCCGGTTCAGCGCTGGCAGGATGTCATGGACGGGCAGGCGGAGACCTGCGCCCAGGCCGAGGTCGGGCCGGATGATGTCTTCATGATCCAGTATACCGGAGGCACGACGGGCAAGCCCAAGGGGGCCGAGCTGACCGTTCGCAATCTGATGCATAATGTGGCGCAATACACGGCTGCCGATCCGATCGAGATCGGCCGCGAGGTGACCACCAGCGCCTTTCCCTTCTTCCACGTGGCCGGCCTGTCGCAATGCTTGTTCGGGGCCGAGGCCGGGGGCTGTCTGGCCGTGGTGACGGACCCGCGCAACACGGCCCAGATCTGTGCCCTGATGACCGCGATGCCACCAACCCGGATCGCGGCGGTTCCAGCGCTTTATGACATGCTTCTGGCCGATCCGGCCTTTGCAGCCTGCGATTTTTCAGGCCTCAAGACGGCCGTGACCGGTGCCGCGCCGATCACGACCGCAACCAGCGACGCGCTGGACGCGACGATCGGCGCGGGCAAGCTGGTCGATGTGTTTGGCATGACCGAGACCAGCCCGTGCTACCTCTTCCATCCGCGACAGGCCCGCCGCCCGGGAGCGGTGGGAATCCCGGTACCCGGCGCCGATGTCCGCATTGTCGATGTCGAGACCGGGACGCAGACCCTGCCCGCCGGCGAGCCGGGAGAGATTATCTGCGCCGGTCCGCAGGTGATGAAGGGCTATCTCGGCCTGCCCGAAGAGACGGCCCACGCCTTGCGCCGCATCGACGGCGAGCGCTGGATGTTCTCCGGTGATGTCGGTTACATGGACGAGGACGGCTATGTCTTCCTGTGCGACCGGGCCAAGGACATGCTCGTGGTCGGCGGCTACAAGGTGTTCTCGGTCGAGGTCGAGGACAAGCTGGCCGCCCTCGATTCGATTGCCGCGAGTGCCGTAGTCGGCGCGCCGGATACGGCCCGTCCGGGCAATGATGTGGTCCATCTCTTTGTGCAGCCGGCCGAGCCGGACGCCGATCCCGAGGTCATGAAGCGGGACATTCTCGCCTTCTGCCGGGCCAATATGGCGCCTTACAAGGTGCCGCGGGACATTCACCTGATCGCGGCAATCCCGCTCACGCCGGTCGGCAAGATCGACAAGAAACTGTTGCGGGCCAGGCTGACCGGGCAGAGCTGA
- a CDS encoding DUF2497 domain-containing protein has translation MADAAENEPSMEEILSSIRRIINEDDDDAPAEAEAAPVDDGPKSQDDVDALFDEPMADVDAGGDDVLELTERVDASDEGTEPLAVDDDLMIVDREDEIDDEPFMADPEPEPEIDFDALADEAADGIMSEPAAAAAMGSFHTLAENIRISDEEGRTLEGVVRALLRPMLKEWLDSNLPSIVDEKVQAEIDRVARRRR, from the coding sequence ATGGCCGATGCCGCTGAAAACGAACCGTCGATGGAGGAAATCCTCTCCTCGATCCGCCGCATCATCAATGAAGACGATGATGATGCGCCTGCGGAAGCCGAGGCGGCTCCCGTCGATGACGGTCCCAAAAGCCAGGACGATGTCGACGCGCTGTTCGACGAGCCGATGGCGGATGTCGACGCAGGCGGTGACGATGTTCTCGAGCTGACCGAGCGCGTTGACGCTTCCGATGAGGGCACCGAGCCGCTCGCGGTCGATGATGACCTGATGATCGTTGATCGCGAGGATGAGATCGACGACGAGCCGTTCATGGCCGACCCCGAGCCGGAACCGGAAATCGATTTCGACGCGCTGGCTGATGAAGCCGCGGACGGCATCATGAGCGAGCCGGCGGCTGCCGCTGCGATGGGCTCCTTCCATACGCTGGCCGAGAATATCCGCATTTCCGACGAGGAAGGCCGCACGCTGGAAGGCGTTGTCCGGGCCCTGCTGCGTCCGATGCTGAAGGAGTGGCTCGACTCGAACCTGCCTTCGATCGTCGACGAGAAGGTCCAGGCCGAGATCGACCGGGTCGCCCGCCGCCGCCGCTAG
- a CDS encoding TolC family outer membrane protein, translated as MSRLKNMALALAASASVLVLAGAGQAQTLEETLALAYNSNPTLQAERARLRATDEGRVQAEAGRLPTVSASASISRSHSEGESFSQINNATNSFEADATPKNYGLSASQPIYRGGRIDGAIDQATAIVMAGRETLRATEQAVLVDAVTAFMDVRRDGNVVEIRQNNVEVLAQQLRAAQDRFEVGEITRTDVSQAEARLSLAQTQLASAQAQLAASRAAYERVTGQPAASLSEPPALPPLPDNLADAAEFAFDNSPQLLAARYGEEAAQHAIRIARGALRPEVSLTASASSARDSSFSGDVRDSASIVGQVSMPIFTGGLNRSRVRSAVAQEEQARYQVREARRQVTEAVTNAWYSYVASLAVIESSRQAVRANEIALDGVQQEAFVGIRTTLDVLNAEQELLESRLTFVTAERDSFVAGYRLLQAMGLASAESLGLDVEIYDAAAGESRESRFPNLDLTPWN; from the coding sequence ATGTCGCGACTGAAGAACATGGCGCTGGCACTGGCTGCAAGCGCGTCGGTGCTGGTCCTGGCGGGGGCCGGTCAGGCCCAGACGCTCGAAGAGACGCTGGCGCTCGCCTATAATTCCAACCCGACGCTGCAGGCCGAGCGGGCGCGACTGCGCGCGACTGACGAAGGCCGTGTCCAGGCCGAGGCCGGTCGCTTGCCGACCGTTTCGGCGTCGGCCTCGATTTCGCGCTCGCACAGCGAAGGCGAAAGCTTCTCGCAGATCAATAATGCCACCAACAGTTTCGAAGCCGACGCGACGCCGAAGAATTACGGTCTCTCGGCCAGCCAGCCCATCTATCGCGGCGGCCGCATCGACGGTGCGATCGATCAGGCGACCGCCATTGTCATGGCCGGGCGCGAGACGCTGCGGGCGACCGAACAAGCGGTTCTGGTGGACGCCGTGACCGCCTTCATGGATGTGCGCCGCGACGGCAATGTGGTCGAGATCCGCCAGAACAATGTCGAAGTGCTGGCCCAGCAGTTGCGCGCGGCCCAGGACCGCTTTGAAGTCGGTGAGATCACCCGCACCGATGTCTCCCAGGCCGAGGCGCGCCTGTCGCTGGCACAGACCCAGCTGGCCTCCGCCCAGGCCCAGCTGGCCGCCAGCCGCGCGGCCTATGAGCGCGTGACCGGTCAGCCTGCCGCCTCGCTCAGCGAGCCGCCGGCCTTGCCGCCGCTGCCGGACAATCTGGCCGATGCAGCCGAGTTCGCCTTCGACAACAGCCCGCAATTGCTGGCCGCCCGTTATGGCGAAGAAGCGGCCCAACATGCCATCCGCATCGCCCGCGGTGCCCTGCGTCCGGAAGTCTCGCTGACCGCCTCGGCCTCGTCGGCCCGCGACTCAAGCTTCTCCGGTGACGTGCGTGACAGCGCCTCGATTGTCGGCCAGGTCTCGATGCCGATTTTCACCGGTGGCCTCAACCGCTCGCGCGTGCGCTCGGCCGTGGCCCAGGAAGAGCAGGCGCGTTACCAGGTCCGCGAGGCCCGTCGCCAGGTCACCGAAGCGGTGACCAATGCCTGGTATTCCTATGTCGCATCGCTGGCCGTGATCGAGTCGAGCCGCCAGGCGGTTCGCGCCAACGAGATCGCGCTCGACGGGGTGCAGCAGGAAGCCTTCGTCGGCATCCGCACCACGCTGGACGTGCTCAATGCCGAGCAGGAATTGCTCGAATCCCGTCTGACATTCGTGACGGCCGAACGTGACAGCTTTGTCGCGGGCTATCGTCTCTTGCAGGCGATGGGTCTGGCCTCGGCCGAAAGTCTGGGATTGGACGTGGAAATCTATGACGCGGCTGCGGGTGAATCGCGCGAATCGCGTTTCCCTAACCTTGACTTAACGCCTTGGAATTAG
- a CDS encoding protein-L-isoaspartate O-methyltransferase, translated as MSEFETARKQMVDSQIRPSDVTDRRLIAAFLDIPRHIFVPRARRASAYSDSQVPVGDARVLMRPRDFAKLVHAADIQPDELVLDIACARGYSSAILARMAGTVVGLESDEDSLSRASGLLADIGADNAVVIEGDLAAGVAKQGPFDVIFVNGAVDAVPQAWFDQLADGGRLVAVVRHGPIGKATVFTRSAAGIGERVVFDAHVAPLPGFQAEAGFVL; from the coding sequence GTGAGCGAATTCGAAACGGCGCGCAAGCAGATGGTGGACAGCCAGATTCGGCCGTCCGATGTCACCGATCGGCGTCTGATCGCTGCCTTTCTCGATATTCCGAGACATATCTTCGTGCCGCGCGCACGACGCGCCTCGGCCTATTCCGACTCGCAGGTCCCGGTCGGTGATGCCCGCGTCCTGATGCGCCCCCGTGACTTCGCCAAGCTGGTTCATGCGGCTGATATCCAGCCCGACGAACTCGTTCTCGATATTGCCTGCGCGCGCGGTTACTCCTCGGCGATCCTGGCCCGCATGGCCGGAACGGTGGTTGGCCTCGAATCAGACGAGGACAGCCTGTCACGGGCCTCCGGTCTGCTCGCCGATATCGGTGCGGACAATGCGGTCGTGATCGAAGGGGATCTCGCTGCCGGTGTCGCCAAACAGGGCCCGTTCGACGTGATTTTCGTCAATGGCGCGGTGGATGCCGTTCCGCAGGCCTGGTTCGACCAGCTCGCCGATGGCGGCCGTCTCGTCGCGGTGGTTCGTCACGGGCCGATCGGCAAGGCGACGGTCTTCACGCGCTCGGCTGCAGGCATTGGCGAGCGGGTTGTGTTCGACGCCCATGTGGCGCCGCTGCCCGGCTTCCAGGCCGAGGCCGGCTTCGTCCTCTGA
- a CDS encoding SDR family oxidoreductase: protein MDTSRLAVIIGGRGGIGAALGEALLSHPDYDRVISLSRRSTPAIDMADPESIAIAAGWLSDQPGEVRLVIDATGFLHDDTFSPERSLRDLDPEHMKKAFAINAIGPALLMKHVLPLLPREGRSVFATLSARVGSIEDNRLGGWHSYRASKSALNQFVRGAAIELGRKRKSAVCVALHPGTVDTPLSQPFAKSGLDVRPAPQAAAEIMAVIDGLTPAQTGGFFDHKGEPIPF from the coding sequence ATGGATACATCGCGACTGGCGGTGATAATCGGCGGCCGGGGCGGCATCGGCGCTGCGCTCGGCGAGGCGCTGCTCAGCCACCCCGATTATGACCGCGTGATCAGCCTGTCCCGCCGTTCGACACCGGCTATCGACATGGCCGATCCGGAGTCGATTGCCATCGCTGCCGGGTGGCTGTCCGACCAGCCGGGCGAGGTTCGCCTGGTCATCGACGCGACCGGCTTCCTCCATGATGACACGTTCAGCCCGGAGCGCAGCCTGCGCGACCTCGATCCCGAGCACATGAAAAAAGCATTTGCGATCAATGCGATCGGGCCGGCTCTTCTGATGAAACATGTCTTGCCGCTGCTGCCTCGCGAGGGTCGGTCCGTCTTTGCAACGCTGTCAGCGCGCGTTGGCTCGATCGAGGATAACCGGCTCGGCGGATGGCACAGCTACCGGGCTTCCAAGTCGGCCCTGAACCAGTTTGTGCGCGGCGCTGCCATCGAGCTGGGCCGCAAGCGCAAGTCGGCAGTCTGCGTCGCCCTGCATCCCGGTACGGTCGATACGCCGCTCTCGCAGCCTTTTGCAAAATCAGGGCTGGATGTGCGCCCGGCCCCGCAGGCAGCGGCGGAGATCATGGCGGTGATTGACGGTCTGACCCCGGCGCAAACCGGCGGCTTCTTCGACCACAAGGGCGAGCCGATCCCGTTCTGA
- a CDS encoding cryptochrome/photolyase family protein — translation MMGHTVTDLVLVLGDQLSPHLPSLRQTSPGDADILMVEAISETEYVWHHRKKIALIFSAMRHFAAELEAQGRRVIYHRLDQDEPCTDFADGVARALKAGAYERLIVTEPGEWRLKQAFETWQDRFNLPVTLIEDDRFLCSHERFERWAEGRKQFRMEYFYREMRRETGLLMEGDKPAGGQWNYDAENRKPAAGNLFMPRPFRVEPDAITRDVLDLVANRFADGFGDIEPFHFAVTAAQAEDALDHFIEHALADFGTYQDAMLKGEAFLYHSLLSAYMNIGLLDPLEVCRRVEAAWQAGDVPLNSAEGYIRQIIGWREYVRGIYWHEGPDYVRRNALGASRPLPDFYWTGKTDMACLADAIGQTRREAYAHHIQRLMVTGTFALIAGIDPHALHEWYLAVYIDAFEWVEAPNTVGMSQFADGGLLGSKPYAASGAYIDRMSDYCGDCRYKVKDKTGPDSCPFNSLYWDFLDRNAETLRGNPRLGPVYRNWDRMSDEKRQAYLDRARDVLADL, via the coding sequence ATGATGGGACATACTGTGACCGACCTTGTGCTTGTACTCGGTGACCAGCTGTCGCCGCACCTGCCCAGCTTGCGCCAGACTTCGCCGGGCGATGCCGACATCCTGATGGTCGAGGCGATCAGCGAGACCGAATATGTCTGGCATCACCGCAAGAAGATCGCCCTCATCTTCTCCGCCATGCGCCATTTCGCCGCCGAACTGGAAGCGCAGGGTCGGCGCGTGATCTATCACCGGCTGGACCAGGACGAGCCGTGCACCGACTTCGCCGATGGGGTCGCCCGGGCCCTTAAGGCCGGGGCCTATGAGCGCCTGATCGTGACCGAGCCTGGCGAATGGCGCCTCAAGCAGGCGTTCGAGACCTGGCAGGACCGCTTCAACCTGCCGGTGACCCTGATCGAGGATGATCGCTTCCTGTGCTCGCACGAGCGGTTCGAGCGCTGGGCCGAGGGTCGCAAGCAGTTCCGGATGGAGTATTTCTACCGTGAGATGCGGCGAGAGACCGGCCTTCTGATGGAAGGCGACAAGCCGGCCGGCGGGCAATGGAATTACGACGCCGAGAACCGCAAGCCGGCCGCCGGCAACCTGTTCATGCCGCGCCCCTTCCGGGTCGAGCCCGATGCCATCACCCGGGACGTGCTCGACCTTGTCGCAAACCGGTTTGCGGACGGGTTCGGGGATATCGAGCCCTTCCACTTCGCCGTGACCGCCGCTCAGGCGGAGGACGCCCTCGATCACTTCATCGAGCACGCCCTCGCCGACTTCGGCACCTATCAGGACGCCATGCTCAAGGGCGAGGCCTTTCTCTATCACTCCCTGCTGTCGGCCTACATGAATATCGGCCTGCTCGACCCGCTCGAGGTCTGCCGCCGGGTCGAGGCGGCATGGCAGGCCGGCGATGTGCCGCTCAACTCGGCCGAGGGCTATATCCGCCAGATCATCGGCTGGCGCGAATATGTGCGCGGGATCTACTGGCATGAGGGGCCGGACTATGTCCGCCGCAATGCACTGGGTGCCTCACGCCCCCTGCCCGACTTCTACTGGACCGGAAAGACCGACATGGCCTGCCTCGCCGATGCGATCGGTCAGACCCGCCGCGAAGCCTATGCCCACCACATTCAGCGCCTGATGGTGACCGGCACCTTCGCGCTGATCGCCGGCATTGATCCACATGCCCTGCATGAATGGTATCTGGCGGTCTATATCGACGCCTTCGAATGGGTCGAGGCACCGAATACGGTCGGCATGTCGCAATTTGCCGATGGCGGCCTGCTGGGCTCCAAACCCTATGCCGCGAGCGGCGCCTATATCGACCGCATGTCCGATTATTGTGGCGACTGCCGCTACAAGGTGAAGGACAAGACCGGGCCGGACAGCTGCCCCTTCAACTCGCTCTACTGGGACTTCCTCGACCGCAATGCCGAGACCCTGCGCGGCAATCCGCGGCTGGGCCCGGTCTATCGCAACTGGGACCGGATGAGCGACGAGAAGCGCCAGGCCTATCTGGACCGGGCCAGGGACGTCCTCGCCGACCTCTAG
- a CDS encoding DUF2256 domain-containing protein has protein sequence MARHASRQPKPTKTCAACGRPFEWRRKWAAVWDEVKYCSDRCRRAR, from the coding sequence ATGGCCCGTCACGCCTCGCGCCAACCCAAGCCGACCAAGACCTGCGCCGCCTGCGGCCGCCCTTTCGAGTGGCGCCGCAAATGGGCAGCCGTGTGGGACGAGGTGAAGTACTGTTCCGACCGCTGCCGACGCGCGCGCTGA
- a CDS encoding FAD-binding domain-containing protein, which yields MSSFSPDTPVQIVWFKRDLRLDGHAALMAATGAGPVVPLYVVEPDYWHQPDMSARQHAFLGDSVTELADQLAAAGTPLVIRVGAVETVLEALRQTLGPFRLWSHEETGNGWTFARDRVVATWARQAGVVWTQLRQCGVERGATSRNGWARRWDRWMARPGAVRPERLNGPVVASDPWPSARQLGLAEDPCPQRQPGGRTAGLERLRSFLETRGAPYRKAMSSPGPGALHCSRLSPHIALGTLSLREVAQAGWSRQAGLAQQARSGPWAGSMKSFVSRLHWRDHFMQKLEDEPRLENTDMHPGLAGLRPDAPDPVRLEAWSRGETGVPFVDACMRCLNETGWMNFRMRAMLVSFASYHLWQPWQASGTVLARKFTDYEPGIHWPQVQMQSGTTGVNAIRIYNPVKQGEDQDPDGAFTRRWLPELEAVPDRWLQQPWLWSGAGQVLGRIYPEPIIDLVEAARTAREAVFGRRREAGFRSASRDVLVRHGSRATPPGRRHARKKVASPPPANQMQLDL from the coding sequence ATGTCGTCCTTCAGCCCTGATACCCCGGTCCAGATTGTCTGGTTCAAGCGCGATCTGCGGCTTGACGGTCACGCTGCCCTGATGGCCGCGACGGGGGCAGGGCCGGTTGTGCCGCTCTATGTCGTCGAACCGGATTACTGGCACCAGCCCGACATGTCCGCGCGCCAGCATGCCTTCCTCGGCGACAGCGTGACCGAGCTGGCCGACCAGCTGGCCGCAGCGGGAACGCCGCTGGTGATTCGCGTCGGCGCCGTGGAGACCGTTCTTGAAGCCTTGCGCCAGACGCTCGGCCCGTTCCGTCTGTGGTCGCATGAGGAGACCGGCAATGGCTGGACCTTTGCCCGCGACCGTGTGGTCGCCACGTGGGCGCGCCAGGCCGGCGTGGTCTGGACCCAGTTGCGCCAGTGCGGCGTCGAGCGCGGGGCGACCTCGCGCAATGGCTGGGCCCGGCGCTGGGACCGATGGATGGCCCGGCCCGGCGCGGTCCGGCCGGAGCGATTGAACGGACCGGTGGTGGCCAGCGATCCCTGGCCGTCGGCGCGTCAGCTGGGGTTGGCCGAGGATCCCTGTCCGCAACGCCAGCCCGGGGGGCGTACCGCCGGACTGGAACGGCTCCGCAGCTTTCTGGAGACCCGCGGCGCGCCCTATCGCAAGGCGATGTCCTCGCCCGGTCCCGGCGCGCTGCATTGCTCCCGCCTGTCGCCCCATATCGCACTGGGAACGCTGTCCCTGCGCGAGGTCGCCCAAGCCGGCTGGTCTCGGCAGGCCGGGCTGGCGCAACAGGCCCGGTCGGGACCCTGGGCGGGCTCGATGAAAAGCTTTGTCAGCCGGCTGCACTGGCGCGATCATTTCATGCAGAAACTCGAGGACGAACCGCGCCTCGAGAACACCGACATGCATCCCGGACTGGCGGGCCTTCGACCCGACGCACCGGACCCGGTCCGGCTTGAGGCCTGGTCACGCGGCGAGACCGGGGTCCCGTTTGTGGATGCCTGCATGCGCTGTCTCAACGAGACCGGCTGGATGAATTTTCGCATGCGGGCGATGCTGGTCTCCTTTGCCAGCTATCATCTCTGGCAGCCCTGGCAGGCGAGCGGGACTGTGCTGGCGCGCAAATTCACCGATTACGAGCCGGGCATTCACTGGCCGCAGGTGCAGATGCAGTCCGGCACCACGGGGGTGAATGCGATCCGGATCTATAACCCGGTCAAGCAGGGCGAGGACCAGGATCCGGACGGCGCTTTCACCCGGCGCTGGTTGCCCGAGCTGGAGGCGGTACCCGACCGCTGGCTGCAACAACCCTGGCTGTGGTCAGGCGCAGGGCAAGTGCTGGGACGGATCTATCCCGAGCCCATCATCGATCTGGTCGAGGCGGCGCGCACGGCCCGGGAGGCAGTGTTCGGCCGTCGCCGCGAGGCGGGCTTCAGGTCGGCTTCCAGGGATGTCCTGGTCCGCCATGGCAGCCGTGCGACACCGCCGGGACGTCGCCATGCCCGCAAGAAGGTGGCAAGCCCGCCGCCCGCCAACCAGATGCAGCTGGATCTCTGA